Sequence from the Denticeps clupeoides chromosome 20, fDenClu1.1, whole genome shotgun sequence genome:
TATACAACATATGTGTATTTTCATTGAAATGCATATCATATCTTAGGATAAGCTTTGTTGATCTCATTCTATTTGCACATTTTCCTCTTGATCTAGCAGGAGTCTTGCATCTAATCAgtttcacacacatcacatatgaATGTGTGGCCTAACAGAGTTCAGTGTAACGGCTGGTACAGGATAAAAATAGCTCACTGACGTCAAATAGAGGTTGACGCAAAGGGTCAGTGCTAATAGAATGGTATAGCCAATTTCATGAATCACagtctttttcttcctctttggTGTCTTTCAGGAGCTCCCTTCCCCACTTTTTACTGATACTATGAACCCAGAAGAGGTCAGTTTTTCATTGTCTTTTTCCTGTATGCTCATTACCTCTCTATAGCCTTGTGTTGGGGTGATATATTTCTTACCTACCCACACTTCCATATTTacgtggttttatttattagccTGCATTGCTGTGTCTAATAAATGTTTGCAATGCATGAGGCAGATGTTCCAAATACAGCAGTTGGTCAGTCAGAGATGCTGATGGAAGATTTCCATGAATTCCTTGGTCTTATTATGCATAGCTGTGGACATTTTAAAGGCCTTGACCCCTCTGACCCAATTTCTTTTGGTGCCAGATAAAAACATGGGAAGAAGCAGAGTTGGACAAGCCTCTAGAACTTGACCAGATACGCATAAACCCATCTCCCTTCCAGCTGGTGGAGAGAACATCGCTGCATAAGGTTAGGTGGCTCAATCAAGCAGAGAAAAATATCCTATCTAGgctagagttttttttaacgTAAGATTTGTTTTTTCACCCCAGACCCACACTCTCTTCTCCTTACTGGGTCTCAGCCATGCCTATGTGACCAGCATAGGGAAACTGGTGGGAGTTGTGGCACTTAAGGAGGTAGAGTTCCTTTGTTAGCCTGCATACATACTAACTCCTCAAATTCTTGGTTAGCTTGGTTTAATCATGTTAAGCTGTTTGTAACCATAAAACTATCACCAAATATGAAACTATGATGCTTCCAGTAGCCTCTCAGTTGCATGTTTGTCAATGAGACATCATTGACATTGCAACAGACTCAAAATCAGGAAAACCCTAATTTATTCTAGCTTTATTGTCAGACTTGGTCAAATAGTTGTTGTTAAAACCTTGTCAAATGAAAATGCACAAGTTCATACACTGGTAAGGGTGATTGGGTGGCAAGGTGCTGTGGGTCAGTGACGCTGTCCAGCAAGCATGTATACCTCCAAGTTTTCATGGTGTGAGAAATGGTTGCACAGATGTTATCTGGTCTCTGTGATACCACCAGTCTAATCTAGGCCATTGTTGCTCTGGTTACCTAAAGGAGATGCAGTTGCCTGAGGGATTGCAGATGTTAATTGGACTTTAACATTAATTGGCCTTACaatttttatactttttgcatattgtatttttgcatatgttatatatttttacattagcATACAGCAAAATGGAAATGCTTTGTTTCACTTGACATTTCTTTGTCACCTGAAAAATGATACATCTAGCTCAAATAGCAAGGACAAAAAGCATTCACTGCTAGATTTCTAACTTTTGTCTCAGCAGTATCCAGACCATTCCAAAACCTTGATCTTTCTTGCCATGTCTAGCTCCAGAAATCCATAGAGGGCTCCACACGTAGTGGCGTGCGGCTACGACCACCCTTAGCCAGCTTCCGAGACCCCAACCGGAAGGCATCAAAGCCACCACAGTCTACATCCTCTGTCCCCTCCTCACCTGTGTCCCTGTCATCTCCAACCTCGCCCCTGTCAGCCCCACAGGTGACCCCACAGGAACCCGAAGAGCAGGAGGCAGTGGTGCAGGtagaaagcagcagcagcagccccaaAGGAAGCCAGGGAAGCTCTGTCCGATGCCCCTCTCACCcacctccatctcctccctccACCCCCCTCTCCACTCTGTGCACTATGccagaggaagagaaagaaaaaagtgatgAGGAGTTTGTATAGCtccttattttttttacatggaatcgtttttttgtattcaaatgAAAAGATGCTTTTAATTAGTTTCTTTCTGTGCATATTTAATTTTGGAATATTGCTGATAGAGACACGTGGTTTAAAAGAGGTCACATCtatataaaattaattaaaataaaaccaacttGCATCAAATTAATTGAGaaaacaattatacaattaTGAAGTTATGTCCAATTTcaatataaaatcatttttaaatgtaagtatGAATCATGCAACAAGTGCAGATTTTGATGTAGGCAACATGGTCCACCCCAGGTGGCATCTTTTCGAAAGTGGCACAGGCTTCctgacaaaataaatacaaacatttgtcacatttgtGCAATTGGCATTTACACATCAATCTCAACATTACATTCCCATTATCCCATTACATCATGCCATACAGTGGGTCGGAGGGAGCGGCCTACTAGTCTGTGAGCGAGTATTGCATGTTGGGAAGCTCTCACGGAGGTGATGGGAAATTGGGGGGGAGATTACCTCAGGTCTCCCCACTAAAGTGGGGGATCAGGAGAATCTATTAAATCGATCAAAACAGCAAACAGCACCACaatcttttttgttgttgatcttcttcttcttcttcttcttgaatGTGGGGGTTGGGGAGGAAGGATGCTAGAGCTGGGGGGTGCCCAGGGCACCATGGAAGCAAGAAATGCCACTGTCAAATAATATGGGCAACCAACTGGTGCATAACcaaaatttttttaacatgcatttatcattaatttaaaaatgttctaaTAAAGGACCGTGGACTCCACCATATACTAGAAATTTGCAGTGTGTCGATTCCACTGGGACTGAAAGCGTGATGTTAATGACTGCAGAAAACATATCCCTAACTAGCATTTTGACTTATATTTATCTTAATTCATATCTCTTAATTGCCATGGTGTACATGGAGTTCCCCATAACTGGATTTCAtttccttcatttatttttcccagTTGAAACTGTCCAGCAGGTGGCTCtgggaaagagaaaaaatactatccttgcatttaaaatgtacactttACAGAAGGTAGGatcatgacatcatgttttAATCTGTTTCATTTAATCATGTGAACAACTGTTATTCTTAGCCAACACCCAGCGGCGATGCTGTTAAACATTTCAGTGCTGTGCATGCACTTGACTGCGGAATGGTGCACAACAATGCTGTTTATCTTGCACATACTGCTGTCCGGTCCTGCTAAAGCATGCATTCCCACTGCCGCGTGTTCTGACTGGACACTCCAGAAGAAGGCATGtcaatcccccccaaaaattacAAGGACGCTTCCTCTCTCTGCCATCCCCTGTTCTTTCTCCTCTTTTGTTTTCTCGGTTTATCACTCAGGTTGTCCTACATGTCTTCATATTTCCTGTTCCCTCTTTATAAACAGGGTCTCAGTGTTCTGTTGTCATGTTGACTGATTGGATTTATGTCTTCAGCGAGCATGAGATTGTTCCTGTGTCTATATTTATTCAATCTCTACATGCATAAAACTTAAAAATGatgaatttacatattttagATGGAATACATGTTTCTTTGGATCACTGGATCAGAGGAAAGTGTGTTATTTTTCTAGCACAGCAATATCAGACATTACATTCGACTTTCttgtaatgaattaataaagaaTTTGATAATGACAATTGCATAACTTGCATAATTGTCCTTCTCTGTTTAAATTTACCTTGTTCACTTCATTTAATCAAAATGTTTTGCCATACCAAAAAATGCTATTTGAAGAACGTTAAGAGTTCTCATTTGCAATAGTTCTGATATGAGTCATATGTGCCGCGAGCACAGCTGCCCTTCCTGAACCATcagaaattaaatattgaatatgTGATTATACAAATGAATTAATGTGGCGGTAATACTCTCCCACGTTTGTCTCCAACACATGGCTCAGGACAATCTGGGAGCAAGAAAGAAACCTTCCTTTACTCTTTAAATCCTTCGGTGTACCATTTTTAACAATACTGATACATGGTCTCGTCTTTAATCTCCAGCAGTTCCATCTCCCATGTGCAGGCTGAGGTAGTAGAAAAAATGACTCTTAGCACTGTTAGAACACAAACTACAATATGGTTTCCAGGGCTGATAAAAATCCACGTAATTAAAATCTAGTTTAAGAAGCAGGTGCAAATCCATCAATAGACCCCTGGCTGTACTTAAAAGGGCACAGGTCAAGTTGAGTCATTAACAGGCGATTCTTAAGCAATATGAACAGAACAAAAGAGACagcagtcacatggatggaccATTTTATTTACAACACATAAAAATGCACGTAAATGTGCCATGAAAAGAGGAAAGATGTCACATCAGGTCAAGCGTACTGTCACGTCCATATCTGACAAAACCAACCACCATGAGGGAGCATTCTGCagcatttcagcatttcagtGCATGTCTGAATGCTGATCACTGGTGTTACATGATCCATGGAGACACAGACATTTTGGGAAATGAACCCGAGAAAAGGAGCTAACAGTGATGATAaagtaatgaataaaaaaatagatttatcATCCGAACTATCAACTGCTTTTCATCATATGTACAGTTGATCCACCCTCTCATGTCTCCTTCTACCTTTATACACCTTGCAGcaacacaattaaataaataatgtgataATTTAGCTTAAAGCATTTCAATatcatacaaaaataaatatagtcCAAATGTTGCATAAGATTGACAACAATAATCATAAAGTtcaagttgtttttttgtttttttataatatcGCACATACAGTTTTTTAATCAAATACAGATTTAATTCAAAGTCATAACTTAAGGGTCATTACCTCTGTACGTCATTTTGTGTATGCCAAGTAAACGTCCTTTTCAGCACCTCTCTTGCCTCTAGGCTGTGTTTGTTGCCAATCTcacttggacacacacacatacacacatccacTTTTCCAGAGAACAGTTCCCATTCGCTACACAATCAGAAGGTGATGTACCACAGCAATAATTAGCAAGAAGCCTGTTTTATTGTTTCACTGAATATCTCTACGAACTCAAAGACAAGAGGGATCTGGGTTATATCATTTCAAGGTGCAAGGCTCTCCGACGTTGTTTGTGGTATCGTCCTTTCAACAAGGATACAGAGGATTCTGCTGGAATCATTTGGCACCAAGAGGTCACTGGTCCCAGGCTTGATTTGAAGAGCCCTGCCCACAACACACAGTCAACCTAAACTACATATTCTGGACCAATTAGTCCCACAGTTGTAAGGTCAACGAGTCACCTCAGAAATAAGTACCAAAATCAATGGATTGAAAAGGCAGCCAAATTTCTTTGTAAATAAGATTAAAGACTAATCTGTTGTTTTGGAAAGAAACATCATTTCAGAAAAAGTAGGATTAAAAACGCAGATAACGTAAAAAGCATAGTATAACAGAATACCTTAATGGGTGAGTTGTTGGGTTGGATGTACTCTAAGTGCTTTCCGTATACTGTAACCCAACACCTTGTACACATAACAGTGAGTGGTGTAATATTAGAGATATGCTCAGAATGATTGAGAATGTGGACTCCTCCTGACTGCTAAGGGATTTTAGTCTTTTCAGCATAATGAAGGGATAAAAGGTCTGTCTGGATGTATGTCTGCCTAAATTCAAAGAACTAAAagaagaaatgtgtttaaaaatatattgaaaagGCGCAAAAAATATAGACAGTAATAAGAGCAGTAGGGAATTCAACGAACGGCTGGCTTATTATGCACTAAAGTAAGAGACACAGAACTGAGACAATTGCAATTGTTACTACCTTTGTTACATTGTTATTACCCACTGTGACCTTGAGCACCAATTATGCACCGCTCATGTGCATAATTTACATCCTTCTCATCCATTTTGTCAAGCAGCCATTATCCTTAGATTGCAAGTATCACAGCTGTGGTAATGGTTCTATTCCTCGGGCTCCCAAACACTAGTGGCTGGGGGGAATAGTCAGGCCACGCATTATTGCATTGGTACAGCAGATCTTTAAAGCTGAAACCTGCTCCACAAATGTTTGCGTCCACGAGTCTCTGAGCTGGGGAGAGGGACAAGGGGACGTCCGGCTGTCCAGTCCGTTGTTATGGTGTGACATTCAGTGCAAATCAATGTTGAGCAGCTTGGAGAAAaagtttgaaaagaaaaaaaaaaaaacgacacgcataattcattaaaaaaaaaaaaaaaaaaaaaacaccaaatagGAACAAAAAAGTAGTCACTCAACAGTGTGCAATACATTCTTTTTAGGTTTTGTCCAGTCCATAGTAGTGCATATGCATTAGGAGATACAATACATTGATGTTGAATTGGGCAGCACTGTTTTGTTTTGGGCAGTATTGTGCTTGATTATACAAAGagcatgttaatgtgtgtgtgtgtgtgtgtgtgtgtgcgtccatgTTTATGTTGTATGCatgcacgtgtgtgtatatacgtgtgtgCATAAACACACTGCATGTTTGAGTAACAAAATACATAGGAAACACTTCACACCACATCATTGCTCACTGGTAACATCATTTTCTGAATATAcctttatacatacatacatacatacaaatacatatatttattttattggcttttaaaatgtatttttttaaaaatcatggtATATTATTACTATGTGTGTACTGTTATATTGGAGTCACTTAAATAGTTAAAAAGCATGCACTATCTTTTGGTTGTCTTGGTTTTCGGTATTGCATTCTATTGCACTCATTCTTCTGTGTGTCCTTGAGTTTTCGCTCCTTATTTGCtgctccatttaaaaaaagcctcACTTGTGTTCCTTGGGCAACACATAAAAAGCCCTCATGGTCACTTCACTCCCTCAATCATCCGTCTTTCTGCCTCAGCACTGCTGACTAAGTGCAGTCTTATAATTATGTCCTTATTTCTTCTGTCTAAAGGTCCACTGGTACGTGATCAGGTCTCAATTGGGCTAAATAGCAGGAAGTCAGGGAGAGGGGAGGGATTATTTAGATGTATATGATGGTCATTTAGTCTCGTTCACCTTCAGTTGGTTGCCACAACCACCACTGAACCCTCCTCCATCTCTTCATCTTTTTCTTCCAAAGACTGGACCATACAGGACGTCACTTCAAAGGGCAGGTGTTCtgtaagtggctcagggaaggATGTTGGGCCCAGATTGGTGCCATCTGCAGCGGGTGTGGTTGCTTCTTTTGGTGAACGCTGAGTCAGTACTGGGAGGGAGGAGGTGGGCTCAGGCTCAAGGGTTAACGTGATGTTATCCTCCTGTGGAGAAGTAAAGCATCCTTACTTTAGGAGCATCATAACATCATTCATTCTGATGTGTATGCTTTTCACGACATTAAAATTCAGCCTTTATTTGACCAAGttaaacagaaaatatatagggtggtagtagcctagtgggtaacacacccacctatgaaccagaagtcccaggttcaaatcccacttactaccattgtgtccctgagcaagacacttaaccctgagtgtctccaggggggactgtccctgtaactactgattgtaagtcgccctaaTAGTTTGTTCAAAAGaactatataaaaatacacacacaacaattgtgagaaaatgcaaaaataatttgATTCGATTTCAGAAATGCTGTTGACATCTAGAGATCTGTTAAAAGAATGAAAGGTTGAGGCTCTTACACCTCACTAAACATATTAATGACCTCTATTGATGGAAAATATTGGATTGGAGGTCAGAGAAACGCAGGATAACAGAGCTGGGGGTGTCTCATCTCTTTCTCAATATGTGTTAACAAAATTGTTTGCACCTTAAATTAACTGCTTCTGGTATGCTGGTCTATATTGTACTGTAACACTGTTTGTCATTTCGAACGCATTTATGGAAAAAGCGGTCACAGCAGACCTtggcttcttcctcctcctgttgCTCTGGGATGCATTCATTCTCTGCCACTGTCACCTCGGCCACCTGCTCAGCCACGCCTCCATCTGGCATTGGCACGCCCAACTGTCCGATCATCTCCACTTGGTGAGGTTCCACTTGAGCCGATGCCCACAGATCAGCCAATCGTGGGTGAGTGGGCGGGCCCAAACTGTGGATGGTGCTGTTGGGTGTGGCTTGAAGTGAGTGGGGGTTGCTATGATACCGATACTCcattgcctttaaaaaaaaaagaagaagaagaaaaaaaacacacacgcatacacacacacacaaacacacacacagccaggtaTTAAAGCTGTGATTATTATTTAACTCCCTTTTTATCAGTTTGCAGTCTGTGCTATGCTGGTGTTTACTTTGATCAGCTGTTTTGTATACTGTGTGTATTGTCGTGTTGAGTCTGACCTGTGGTTTGTGTAGCTGTTGTATTGTGGTGTTTTGTCTGATTTGTTGTTatctgtacagtgtgtgtggtggtgttgcGTCTGGCCTGTGGTTTGTGTACCTGTTGTATTGTGGTGTTTTGTCTGATTTGTTGTTatctgtacagtgtgtgtggcgGTGTTGTATCTGGCCTGTGGTTTGTGTACCTGTTGTATTGTCGTGTTTTGTCTGATTTGTTGTTAtctttacagtgtgtgtgtggtggtgttgagTCTGGCCTGTGGTTTGTGTACCTGTTGTATTGTGGTGTTTTGTCTGATTTGTTGTTatctgtacagtgtgtgtggtggtgttgcGTCTGGCCTGTGGTTTGTGTACCTGTTGTATTGTGGTGTTTTGTCTGATTTGTTGTTatctgtacagtgtgtgtggtggtgttgcGTCTGGCCTGTGGTTTGTGTACCTGTTGTATTGTGGTGTTTTGTCTGATCTGTGGCTGCTGTGTAATGTTTGCATCTGGGAGTTTACTGTCTGTACTGTGTATTTGTCTGATTTGGTCTGGACTTTTgtataaggtgtgtgtgtttagcctGACCTGTTGCTGTTGgtactgcagcagctgctgctgctggaagtGCTGAATctgctgaagctgctggaggTGGTTCTGTTGCTGCAaggtgagctgctgctgctgggacagGAAGTGGGTGTGGTTCCCCTCGTAGCCCTCACCAGAGATCCCTCCCGCCATGACATAAGATCCTGCCGCTGGGGAGGCCACACCCGAAGGCTCATTGCTAATTGGCTCCCAGCCCTCGGATGAGGAGAGGCAGTAAAGGCCCTGGGAGACGTAGGTGTGGGGCCACACCTCAGCAGTGGAATGATGAAGTGGCTGATCTGAGAAGATGAAAGGATAAAACCGAAGGAAACAGGTGGAATGAACAGCTTCCAGGCCtttcttcaaaatgtctcaTCAATTTAGGTAACTTGGTTCCTTATACATAAAAACCTGTAATCTAATCAGCTGCCTTGTTGAATCCATTCAGTAAAAACTGTTTAAACTGTTAAAGGCCTCCCATGTCTTGACAGGCAGTGCGGTGGAAATTCTGAGGACTGCACAGTAGTATTTTATTCATCTCCGTCATTACACAGAATGTAGCACTTTTGTAAATCGTGTTTGGTTCACAGCACAGCATTAACCCGGGCATTAACAGACGGATTGTGCTATCCT
This genomic interval carries:
- the fam131ba gene encoding uncharacterized protein fam131ba isoform X3, with amino-acid sequence MGCIGSRTITADAVPVRKDGEQLSMEDTTSILPRLKRNSNAYGIGALAKSSLTGVSGVTRSMKDKVTKPTAMAQGRVAHMIEWQSWGKPSAGPEGGAGRTNLNRERERRIENDAYSDLSDGEKEARFAAGVMQQFAISEATLLAWNSMDGESLCAESNQGSVAHLSEVNQESITSRDQPLHHSTAEVWPHTYVSQGLYCLSSSEGWEPISNEPSGVASPAAGSYVMAGGISGEGYEGNHTHFLSQQQQLTLQQQNHLQQLQQIQHFQQQQLLQYQQQQAMEYRYHSNPHSLQATPNSTIHSLGPPTHPRLADLWASAQVEPHQVEMIGQLGVPMPDGGVAEQVAEVTVAENECIPEQQEEEEAKEDNITLTLEPEPTSSLPVLTQRSPKEATTPAADGTNLGPTSFPEPLTEHLPFEVTSCMVQSLEEKDEEMEEGSVVVVATN
- the fam131ba gene encoding uncharacterized protein fam131ba isoform X1, which encodes MGCIGSRTITADAVPVRKDGEQHGRAEFSWEGINLSMEDTTSILPRLKRNSNAYGIGALAKSSLTGVSGVTRSMKDKVTKPTAMAQGRVAHMIEWQSWGKPSAGPEGGAGRTNLNRERERRIENDAYSDLSDGEKEARFAAGVMQQFAISEATLLAWNSMDGESLCAESNQGSVAHLSEVNQESITSRDQPLHHSTAEVWPHTYVSQGLYCLSSSEGWEPISNEPSGVASPAAGSYVMAGGISGEGYEGNHTHFLSQQQQLTLQQQNHLQQLQQIQHFQQQQLLQYQQQQAMEYRYHSNPHSLQATPNSTIHSLGPPTHPRLADLWASAQVEPHQVEMIGQLGVPMPDGGVAEQVAEVTVAENECIPEQQEEEEAKEDNITLTLEPEPTSSLPVLTQRSPKEATTPAADGTNLGPTSFPEPLTEHLPFEVTSCMVQSLEEKDEEMEEGSVVVVATN
- the fam131ba gene encoding splicing factor 3B subunit 4 isoform X5 produces the protein MKDKVTKPTAMAQGRVAHMIEWQSWGKPSAGPEGGAGRTNLNRERERRIENDAYSDLSDGEKEARFAAGVMQQFAISEATLLAWNSMDGESLCAESNQGSVAHLSEVNQESITSRDQPLHHSTAEVWPHTYVSQGLYCLSSSEGWEPISNEPSGVASPAAGSYVMAGGISGEGYEGNHTHFLSQQQQLTLQQQNHLQQLQQIQHFQQQQLLQYQQQQAMEYRYHSNPHSLQATPNSTIHSLGPPTHPRLADLWASAQVEPHQVEMIGQLGVPMPDGGVAEQVAEVTVAENECIPEQQEEEEAKEDNITLTLEPEPTSSLPVLTQRSPKEATTPAADGTNLGPTSFPEPLTEHLPFEVTSCMVQSLEEKDEEMEEGSVVVVATN
- the fam131ba gene encoding uncharacterized protein fam131ba isoform X4, yielding MGCIGSRTITADAVPVRKDGEQLSMEDTTSILPRLKRNSNAYGIGALAKSSLTGVTRSMKDKVTKPTAMAQGRVAHMIEWQSWGKPSAGPEGGAGRTNLNRERERRIENDAYSDLSDGEKEARFAAGVMQQFAISEATLLAWNSMDGESLCAESNQGSVAHLSEVNQESITSRDQPLHHSTAEVWPHTYVSQGLYCLSSSEGWEPISNEPSGVASPAAGSYVMAGGISGEGYEGNHTHFLSQQQQLTLQQQNHLQQLQQIQHFQQQQLLQYQQQQAMEYRYHSNPHSLQATPNSTIHSLGPPTHPRLADLWASAQVEPHQVEMIGQLGVPMPDGGVAEQVAEVTVAENECIPEQQEEEEAKEDNITLTLEPEPTSSLPVLTQRSPKEATTPAADGTNLGPTSFPEPLTEHLPFEVTSCMVQSLEEKDEEMEEGSVVVVATN
- the fam131ba gene encoding uncharacterized protein fam131ba isoform X2 gives rise to the protein MGCIGSRTITADAVPVRKDGEQHGRAEFSWEGINLSMEDTTSILPRLKRNSNAYGIGALAKSSLTGVTRSMKDKVTKPTAMAQGRVAHMIEWQSWGKPSAGPEGGAGRTNLNRERERRIENDAYSDLSDGEKEARFAAGVMQQFAISEATLLAWNSMDGESLCAESNQGSVAHLSEVNQESITSRDQPLHHSTAEVWPHTYVSQGLYCLSSSEGWEPISNEPSGVASPAAGSYVMAGGISGEGYEGNHTHFLSQQQQLTLQQQNHLQQLQQIQHFQQQQLLQYQQQQAMEYRYHSNPHSLQATPNSTIHSLGPPTHPRLADLWASAQVEPHQVEMIGQLGVPMPDGGVAEQVAEVTVAENECIPEQQEEEEAKEDNITLTLEPEPTSSLPVLTQRSPKEATTPAADGTNLGPTSFPEPLTEHLPFEVTSCMVQSLEEKDEEMEEGSVVVVATN